AGAACTTCAGTGTATCGCACGTGATACTAAGCTTGGTCCTGAAGAGATCACAGCTGATATTCCAAATGTAGGTGAGTCTGCACTTGGTAAACTGGATGAGTCTGGTGTTGTTTACATCGGTGCAGAAGTAAAAGGTGGCGACATCCTTGTAGGTAAAGTAACACCTAAAGGCGAAACGCAACTTACTCCTGAAGAAAAGCTACTACGTGCTATCTTCGGTGAAAAAGCATCTGATGTTAAAGACAGCTCACTACGCGTACCAAACTCTGTAACTGGTACTGTCATTGACGTACAAGTATTCACTCGTGACGGCGTTGAAAAAGACAAGCGTGCGTTAGAAGTTGAAGAAATGCAGCTTCGTGAAGCGAAGAAAGACTTTAACGAAGAGTTCAGAATCCTTGAAGGCGGTATCTTAACACGCGTACGTACATTACTAGTACAAGCGGGTCTAAGTGAAGAGAAAGTAGCTGAATTAAGCACTGACAAGCTACTAACTCAGAGCCTTGCTGATGAACAGCAACAAGCTGATCTTGAGCAACTAGCTGCACAGTACGATGAGCTTAAAGCTGAGTACGACAAGAAGTTTGAAAACAAACGTCGCAAGATCACTCAAGGTGATGACTTAGCACCAGGCGTACTTAAGATTGTTAAAGTATACCTAGCTGTTAAACGTCGTATCCAACCGGGTGATAAGATGGCTGGTCGTCACGGTAACAAAGGTGTTATCTCGACAATCGTACCAGTAGAAGATATGCCATACGATGATAAAGGTCGTACAGTAGATATCGTACTTAACCCGCTGGGTGTACCATCTCGTATGAACATCGGTCAGATCTTAGAAACACACATGGGTCTGGCTGCACGTGGTATCGGTGAAACGCTAGAAGAGATGATGAAAGAGCAGCGTGAAATTCACGAAATGCGCGATTTCATTGCAAAAGCTTACGCAGTAGGTGATTGCCGTCAGAAAGTTGATATTGCTAGCTTCTCTGATGATGAAGTTCGTCGTCTTGCGAACAACCTGAAAGGTGGTCTACCTATCGCGACTCCAGCATTCGATGGTGCTCGTGAATCAGAGATTAAAGACCTTCTTGAGCTAGGTGGTTACCCACGTAGCGGTCAGGTAACGCTATATGATGGTCGTACTGGTGATGCGTTTGAGCGTCAAGTAACCGTTGGTTACATGTATATGCTGAAACTAAACCACTTAGTAGACGACAAGATGCACGCGCGTTCTACTGGTTCTTACAGCCTAGTAACTCAGCAGCCGCTGGGTGGTAAGGCACAGTTCGGTGGTCAGAGATTCGGTGAGATGGAGGTATGGGCATTAGAAGCATACGGTGCTGCCTATACACTTCAAGAGATGCTGACAGTTAAGTCAGATGACGTAAATGGTCGTACTAAGATGTATAAGAACATCGTTGATGGTAACCACAAGATGGAACCAGGTATGCCAGAGTCATTCAACGTATTGTTGAAAGAAATCCGCTCACTAGGTATCAACATCGAGTTGGAAGAAAATTAATCCGACAGCCGCAGCTAAGCTGCGGCTCCCCGGACTGAAAGAATGTAGGGGCAAGCATTGCTTGCCCTCGAGATTAACTCCGACAGGAGAGCTAAGGTGAAAGACTTACTTAAGTTTTTGAAGCAACAAAATAAGACCGAAGAATTTGATGCGATCCGCATCGGTCTTGCTTCACCAGACATGGTACGTTCTTGGTCTTACGGTGAAGTTAAAAAGCCTGAGACAATTAACTATCGTACGTTCAAGCCTGAGCGTGACGGCTTATTCTGTGCCCGTATTTTCGGCCCAGTAAAAGATTATGAGTGTTTATGTGGTAAATATAAGCGCTTAAAGCACCGTGGTGTTATTTGTGAAAAGTGTGGCGTAGAAGTTACTTTAACTAAAGTACGTCGTGACCGTATGGGTCACATTGAGCTAGCTAGCCCAGTTGCACACATTTGGTTCCTTAAGTCATTACCGTCTCGTATCGGCCTAATGCTAGATATGACACTTCGTGACATCGAGCGCGTACTTTACTTCGAATCATTCGTAGTAACTGAGCCAGGTATGACTACGCTAGAGCGCGGTCAGCTATTAGGCGAAGAAGAGTACCTAGATGCACTTGAAGAGCACGGTGATGAGTTCGAAGCTAAGATGGGTGCAGAAGCTGTACTTGATCTACTTAAAGAACTAGACCTAGGTCAGCTTATCGCAGAAATGCGTGAAGAGTTACCAACAATCAACTCTGAAACCAAGCGTAAGAAGATCACTAAGCGTCTTAAGCTGATGGAATCTTTCCACCAATCAGGTAACAACCCTGAGTGGATGATTATGAGCGTGCTTCCGGTTCTTCCACCAGATCTTCGTCCTCTAGTACCACTAGATGGCGGTCGTTTTGCAACGTCTGATCTGAACGACCTTTATCGTCGTGTTATTAACCGTAACAACCGTCTTAAGCGTCTTCTTGACTTAGCTGCACCAGACATCATCGTACGTAACGAAAAGCGTATGTTACAAGAAGCGGTTGATGCGCTACTTGATAATGGTCGTCGCGGTCGTGCGATCACAGGTTCTAACAAGCGTCCACTTAAGTCGCTTGCAGACATGATCAAAGGTAAGCAAGGTCGTTTCCGTCAAAACCTTCTAGGTAAGCGTGTTGACTACTCAGGCCGTTCTGTAATCACAGTTGGTCCTACGCTTAAACTTCACCAGTGTGGTCTTCCTAAGAAGATGGCACTTGAGCTATTCAAGCCATTCATCTACGGTAAGCTAGAGCGCCGTGGCATGGCAACAACCATCAAAGCTGCGAAGAAGATGGTTGAGCGTGAAGTACCAGAGGTATGGGACGTACTAGACGAAGTGATCCGTGAGCACCCAGTTCTACTTAACCGTGCACCAACACTTCACCGTCTTGGTATTCAAGCGTTTGAACCAGTACTAATCGAAGGTAAAGCAATCCACCTACACCCACTAGTGTGTGCGGCGTATAACGCTGACTTCGATGGTGACCAAATGGCGGTACACGTACCGTTAACATTAGAAGCACAGCTAGAAGCACGTGCCCTAATGATGTCAACGAACAACATTTTATCACCAGCGAACGGTGAGCCTATTATCGTTCCATCACAGGACGTTGTATTAGGTCTTTACTACATGACGCGTGATCGCATCAATGCCAAAGGTGAAGGCATTGTATTTAAAGATGCGAAAGAAGCTGAAAAAGCATACCGTACAGGTGTTGCTGAACTTCATGCTCGCGTTAAAGTTCGTATTACAGAAACTGTTATCGACGAAGAGACTGGTGAGCGTTCACAACAGACTTCTGTTATAGACACAACTGTTGGTCGTGCAATCCTTTCTCTAAGCACACCTGAAGGCTTACCATTTGAGCTTATCAACCGTGCATTAGGTAAGAAGCAAATTTCTGCACTTCTAAATGAGTGTTACCGTCGCCTAGGTCTTAAAGACACAGTTGTGTTTGCTGACCAAGTGATGTACACAGGTTTCCACTACGCGATGAAGTCAGGTGTATCTATCGGTATTAACGATATGGTAATCCCACCGACGAAAGCAGGCATCATTGAAGCGGCTGAAGCGGAAGTATCTGAAATTAACCAACAGTTCCAATCAGGTCTTGTAACTGCGGGTGAAAAGTACAACAAAGTAATCGATATCTGGTCACGTGTTAACGAAAACCTTTCACGTGAAATGATGGCGAACTTATCAAAAGATACAGTTGTGAATGCACAGGGTGAAGAAGAAGAGCAACCTTCTTTCAACTCGGTATTCATGATGGCCGACTCAGGCGCACGTGGTAGTGCTGCTCAGATCCGTCAGTTAGCGGGTATGCGTGGTCTAATGGCACGTCCAGATGGTTCAATCATCGAAACACCAATCACGGCGAACTTCCGTGAAGGTCTGAACGTACTACAGTACTTCATCTCGACGCACGGTGCGCGTAAAGGTCTAGCCGATACGGCACTTAAGACAGCGAACTCGGGTTACCTAACTCGTCGTCTAGTAGACGTTGCACAAGACTTAGTTATCACAAACGACGATTGTGGCACGTTAGACGGTCTAACAATGAAGCCGCTAATCGAAGGTGGTGACGTTGTTGAGCCACTTCGCGAGCGTGTATTAGGTCGTGTTGTTGCTGAAGACATCTTAAAGCCAGGTACTGAAGAAGTACTTGTTGAGCGTAACATCATGCTTGACGAAAAACTGTGTGACCTTCTAGAAGAGCACTCAGTGGACGAAGTACGTGTACGTTCAGTTATCACATGTGATAACGATTACGGTGTATGTGCTAAATGTTATGGTCGTGACCTAGCACGTGGTCATATCATCAACGCAGGTGAATCAGTAGGTGTTATCGCCGCTCAGTCAATCGGTGAGCCGGGTACACAGCTTACGATGCGTACATTCCACATCGGTGGTGCTGCATCAAGAGCGTCAGCAGAAAACAGCGTACAAGTTAAGAATAACGGTAGCCTGAAGTTACATAATGCAAAATATGTATTAAACACTGACGGTAAGATTGTTATCACTTCACGTTCAACTGAGATCACAATCATTGATGATCACGGTCGTGAGAAAGAGCGCTATAAGGTACCTTACGGTGCTGTACTTTCTGTACAAGATGGTGCAGAAGTTAAAGGTAACGATATCGTTGCAACATGGGATCCGCACAGTCACCCAATCATTCTTGAGCATGAATCAAAAGTGTCGTTCTCTGACATTGATGATAGCAACACAGAAGCACAGACTGATGACCTTACAGGTTTAACACGTGTTGTTGTTAAAGACCTATCTAAGGTTAATGCGAAAGAACCTAAGCTAATTATTGAGAACGAAGAACGTGGTCTTCAAGAGATCCGTCTACCTTCATTCACAACGATTGAAATCACAGATGGCGCAACAGCGGCACCTGGTCAGGTTCTAGCGCGTATTCCGCAAGAAGGTTCGAAGACTCGTGATATCACGGGTGGTCTACCTCGAGTTGCTGACTTATTCGAAGCGCGTAAGCCAAAAGATCCTGCAATCCTTGCAGAAATCACAGGTGTTGTGAGCTTCGGTAAAGAGACAAAAGGCAAGAAACGTCTTGTTATCACACCAGAAGAGGGTGATGCATACGAAGAGATGATCCCGAAATGGCGTCAGCTTAACGTGTTCGAAGGTGAAATGGTTTCTAAAGGTGAAGTTATCGCCGATGGTCCAGAGTCTCCGCACGATATCCTTCGTCTTCGTGGTGTAACTGATGTATCTAACTACATCGTTAACGAAGTACAAGAAGTTTACCGCTTACAGGGTGTAAAGATTAACGATAAGCACATCGAAACGATCATTCGCCAAATGCTACGTAAGTGCATCATCCTAGATG
The Pseudoalteromonas phenolica genome window above contains:
- the rpoC gene encoding DNA-directed RNA polymerase subunit beta' gives rise to the protein MKDLLKFLKQQNKTEEFDAIRIGLASPDMVRSWSYGEVKKPETINYRTFKPERDGLFCARIFGPVKDYECLCGKYKRLKHRGVICEKCGVEVTLTKVRRDRMGHIELASPVAHIWFLKSLPSRIGLMLDMTLRDIERVLYFESFVVTEPGMTTLERGQLLGEEEYLDALEEHGDEFEAKMGAEAVLDLLKELDLGQLIAEMREELPTINSETKRKKITKRLKLMESFHQSGNNPEWMIMSVLPVLPPDLRPLVPLDGGRFATSDLNDLYRRVINRNNRLKRLLDLAAPDIIVRNEKRMLQEAVDALLDNGRRGRAITGSNKRPLKSLADMIKGKQGRFRQNLLGKRVDYSGRSVITVGPTLKLHQCGLPKKMALELFKPFIYGKLERRGMATTIKAAKKMVEREVPEVWDVLDEVIREHPVLLNRAPTLHRLGIQAFEPVLIEGKAIHLHPLVCAAYNADFDGDQMAVHVPLTLEAQLEARALMMSTNNILSPANGEPIIVPSQDVVLGLYYMTRDRINAKGEGIVFKDAKEAEKAYRTGVAELHARVKVRITETVIDEETGERSQQTSVIDTTVGRAILSLSTPEGLPFELINRALGKKQISALLNECYRRLGLKDTVVFADQVMYTGFHYAMKSGVSIGINDMVIPPTKAGIIEAAEAEVSEINQQFQSGLVTAGEKYNKVIDIWSRVNENLSREMMANLSKDTVVNAQGEEEEQPSFNSVFMMADSGARGSAAQIRQLAGMRGLMARPDGSIIETPITANFREGLNVLQYFISTHGARKGLADTALKTANSGYLTRRLVDVAQDLVITNDDCGTLDGLTMKPLIEGGDVVEPLRERVLGRVVAEDILKPGTEEVLVERNIMLDEKLCDLLEEHSVDEVRVRSVITCDNDYGVCAKCYGRDLARGHIINAGESVGVIAAQSIGEPGTQLTMRTFHIGGAASRASAENSVQVKNNGSLKLHNAKYVLNTDGKIVITSRSTEITIIDDHGREKERYKVPYGAVLSVQDGAEVKGNDIVATWDPHSHPIILEHESKVSFSDIDDSNTEAQTDDLTGLTRVVVKDLSKVNAKEPKLIIENEERGLQEIRLPSFTTIEITDGATAAPGQVLARIPQEGSKTRDITGGLPRVADLFEARKPKDPAILAEITGVVSFGKETKGKKRLVITPEEGDAYEEMIPKWRQLNVFEGEMVSKGEVIADGPESPHDILRLRGVTDVSNYIVNEVQEVYRLQGVKINDKHIETIIRQMLRKCIILDGGDTEFLAGEQVEVARVSIANRDLEKQGKIPAKYEIQLMGITKASLATESFISAASFQETTRVLTEAAVNGKSDELRGLKENVIVGRLIPAGTGFAYHQDRMNRRKQAELPVEEQTVSAEEATQALTDALNADLLGGEE